A stretch of the Ornithodoros turicata isolate Travis chromosome 4, ASM3712646v1, whole genome shotgun sequence genome encodes the following:
- the LOC135390900 gene encoding ATP-dependent Clp protease proteolytic subunit, mitochondrial-like, producing MHFANKVRRTTSKLIGLAGHWCKNNVHTNPKLFNPLIPIVIEQTGRGERAYDIYSRLLKERIVCVMGPITDELSSLVVAQLLFLQSESNKKPVHMYINSPGGSVTAGLGIYDTMQYIMPPISTWCIGQACSAGSLLLCAGTDGMRHSLPNSRIMVHQPSGHAAGQATDIQIHAEEILYLKKVINGIYAKHTKQPLETIESVMERDRFMSPVQAKEFGLIDVVLEHPPTVSTSETSSS from the exons ATGCATTTCGCAAACAAG GTACGCCGAACGACTTCGAAACTTATCGGCTTGGCAGGTCACTGGTGCAAGAACAACGTTCATACAAATCCTAAACTTTTTAACCCTCTAATACCAATAGTGATTGAGCAGACAGGTCGAGGTGAAAGGGCCTACGATATCTATAGTCGTCTGCTCAAAGAACGCATTGTCTGCGTCATGGGACCG ATTACTGACGAACTGTCAAGTTTGGTTGTGGCGCAGTTGCTATTTCTACAGTCAGAGAGCAACAAGAAACCAGTTCACATGTACATAAACAGTCCAG GGGGCTCTGTGACTGCGGGCCTGGGAATCTATGACACCATGCAGTATATTATGCCACCTATTTCAACGTGGTGTATCGGTCAAGCGTGTAGTGCGGGAAGTCTCCTGCTGTGTGCCGGAACGGATGGGATGCGGCATTCCTTGCCCAACTCTCGCATCATGGTGCACCAGCCATCAGGACATGCAGCC GGACAAGCCACAGACATTCAGATTCATGCCGAGGAGATACTGTACCTGAAGAAAGTTATAAATGGAATTTATGCTAAGCACACCAAACAGCCTTTAGAAACTATTG AATCTGTCATGGAACGTGATCGTTTCATGAGTCCTGTTCAGGCAAAGGAGTTTGGACTGATTGATGTCGTCCTGGAGCACCCTCCAACTGTTAGCACGTCCGAGACTAGTAGTAGTTAA
- the LOC135392664 gene encoding DNA-directed RNA polymerases I, II, and III subunit RPABC1: MDDEAETYKLWRIRKTIMQLCHDRGYLVTQDELDQTLDQFKQQFGDKPSERRPARSDLIVLVAHNDDPTDQMFVFFPDEPKIGIKTIKTYCQRMQEENITRAIIVVQQGMTPSAKQALTDMAPKYILEYFLESELLINITEHELVPEHVVLTPEEKAELLARYKLKENHLMRIQAGDPVARYFGLKRGQVVKIIRPSETAGRYISYRLVV, encoded by the exons ATGGATGATGAGGCAGAAACTTACAAGCTGTGGAGGATTCGAAAGACGATTATGCAG CTCTGTCACGACAGAGGCTACCTAGTAACGCAGGACGAGTTGGATCAGACATTGGACCAGTTTAAGCAGCAGTTCGGTGATAAGCCAAG TGAAAGGCGACCGGCAAGGAGCGATCTAATCGTGCTTGTAGCACACAACGATGACCCAACAG ATCAGATGTTTGTGTTCTTTCCCGACGAACCAAAAATTGGCATTAAAACCATTAAAACGTACTGCCAACGTATGCAAGAAGAAAATATTACACGTGCTATCATAGTGGTGCAACAGGGGATGACGCCGTCCGCAAAGCAG GCACTTACAGATATGGCACCTAAGTACATTCTGGAGTACTTTTTGGAATCAGAGCTTCTTATCAATATTACAGAACACGAG CTTGTACCGGAACATGTGGTCCTCACACCAGAAGAAAAAGCAGAACTGCTTGCACGATA TAAGCTGAAGGAAAATCACTTGATGAGGATCCAGGCTGGTGACCCTGTGGCCCGGTATTTTGGACTCAAAAGAGGACAG GTTGTAAAGATCATCAGACCTAGTGAGACTGCTGGGCGCTACATTTCTTATCGTCTCGTGGTGTAG